The Gloeobacter violaceus PCC 7421 DNA window AAGACCCGCGTGCGGACGTTGTAGGTAATCGGACCGTCGACCCCAGGCACCACGAAAGTCGCCCCCGGCCGCTCGATACGGCCCTTCTCGATGCCGGTAAACGTGTTGAACATCACCGTCGCGTTACCCGGTTCGGTGACGTACAAAAACGGATGAAACAACAACAAAAATACGGCAACGATACCCGCCACGAGTAGGCCGCCCGCGAGCAGGCGAAGGGGAAGTTGCTTGTCTTCTACCGTGGTCACATCGAACACCTGCTACGAAAAATAAGCGCCCTAGCGGTTGATCAGCGTGTCGAGGGTCTCGCCCAATACCCCCGACTGCACCACCCGCAGGTACTCGGGATTTTTGGTAAGGGCGTCGGCCTTGGCACCGAGGCGGCCCGCCTCCGCCTGGGCTTCGGAAATCAGCGTCTTGGCGTCCTGGGTGGCCTGGTCGATTTCGTAGGCCTTGCGGGCCAGTTGATTTTCGGAGATGGTCTTCGCTTCGATGGCGGCGACGAAATCTTTGCTGAAATTGACATCGCGCAGCAACAGATCGAGCACGTTGATGCCGTACTGGCTCAGATCCCCCGCCACCCGCTCGCGGATCTGCGCCTGCAGGACCGGCCGCTTGGTGGAATAAAGATCCTGCGCCGAGAAGCCGCTGGTCTGCGAAGAGATCACCGAGCGGACAATCGGGGCGATGCGATCGATATATTCGGTCCCCAGGGTCTCGTAGACCTTGGGCGGATCGGCCACCACGAACTGCATCGTCACCTCCGCACCGATTTCCTGGCCGTCGCGGGTCAGAGCGACGATGCGCGGCCCGTAACTGTCGCCGCCGTCCTTCCAGGTGAGCGCCTGCGTCTTGACGTCAAAGGGAATCGTCTCGCTCACCACCGGCAAGATCAAATGGCCGCCCGGTTGCAAGGGCTCCTTCTGGATGCCGCCGAACCAGGAGAAGACCACCAGGTTTTCGCCGTTGCCCACGAAGCGCACCGGATTGAGACTGATCAGCAAAAACCCCAAAATCAGCACCCCTACCAGTTGGGGTGCCCAGGAGAGCCAGGCTTGCCGTTCAGCGGACATAGGCACCTGTCGCGTTTATTCCATTGTGCAGGGGAGGCGTCCCGAGCCTAGCCACAATTAAGCAATTCTTTGCTCAGGGCTGGGTCGGATCGATGACGGTGCCCAGCATCGCCACGAAGCCGGAGTAAGTGTTGACCACGGCGAACATAAACGGCCGATCGGCGCTGAAGGTAAAAGGTGTCTCGCCCGGACGCAGGGGCAGCGCGAACCGCTCGCCGCCCGTGGCGGCGCTCGGGCGGGTGAGCCCCGTTTCAGAGACCGTAAAAGCGGTCTGGTGATCGACCGCGTCGATGAGCAACCCCGCTTCACCGAGGCTCTCCTCGCCCTCCGAGCGGGTAAAGGCGGACCGCATCCCGAGGGCTCGAAGCGCCCGGCGCAAATCCTGGCCGTAGCGCAGGCGCAGGCGAGGAAGGGTCACGCTCCCGTCGCGCATCCGAAATTGCTCGAACCACAGACGCCATTTCTCGTCGCTCAAGTTGCGCACAAACGACCGCAAAGGCACCCCGGCCGCGGGCACAAACACCGCCATGCTCCACTCGCCGTCGCCGCCGAAGGGCAACTGGACCGCCTGAAAACCAGGAGTCTCGTAGTAGCGAAAACTGCCCGTCCGGCTCATCTGCCAGACAGTTGTCTGCTTGCCGTCCAGGAGGGTGAAAGGAGCCTGGAGACTGCTCTGGGGGTTAAAAGCCCGACTCCAGATCCCTTCGAAGACGGTCGCATCGACCACCACCAGCGGGCCAGGCCGGCGGGGGCCGGGGATGAGCGCTTCGCCAATCTGGCCGCCGGTGGCGGCGGCGATCCAGCGGTTGATTTCGGGGGGAGCCGCTCCGTCTTGAAAAGCGCTCTCCAGCACCCGGTTGCCGCTGAGATCCCGTCCCAGCTTCACGGGCGTGCCCGGCTCCACCCAGTACAATCCGGCGTGCACCGGCTGCACCTGGGGATCGGCCCCCGTCAACTGGGCGGCCAGTAGCGCCGTCGCCGACTGCGGCTCGATCAACCCGTCGTTGGGCCATTCGAGGGAACTGGCCACCGCCCGCTGCGCGGTCTCGGACAAACTGGGCAGCAGCCGGCCCAGGGTGATCCCCAACCCCAGGGGTGAAAGGAGTACGTTGCGTTCGACCGCGAGCGGGGAGCGCTCCCGATTCGCCCGCAGGGGCGCTTCGTTGATCAGACTGAGCAATTTAAAGCCGAAGCGCCAATTCGCCTCGCGCATCTGGATGAATGTCGGCACCTCCACCCGATCGGCCACCGGTGCGGCCCCGATGGGCGCCGCGGCGGCCCTTACCGAACCCCCCAAGCAGACCAGCGCCACCGCCAGCCACCAGACTTTCTGCATCGCGTTCGACAGACCACGGCACTACAACTCGACCCGGATCCTGCCGACCTGACGGTCGCGGACAACGGTCAGTACCAGTGTGCCCGGATTGCGCTGCAGAATCTGCTGCAGTTGGGCAGAGTTTTCGAGGCCGGCATCGCCCACCCCGAGCAGTTGATCTCCCGGAAGCAGCCCGGCGCGCTCGGCGGCGGAACCCGGCTGGACCTCGAGCACCGTCAAAGAGCGGGCGTCGAGCACCACGCCCAGGCCGCGCTGCGGCCCCGGCCGGACGGCCACCCGACCGCTGTCCGGGTTTGGACTGGCTGCCACCAACGAGCGCACCGCACCGGTGGGGGTGGCGAAACCAATGCCGACGTTGCCGCCGGTGCGGCTTAAAATCGCTTTGTTGATGCCGATGATTTCGCCGTCGGAATTGAGCAACGGCCCCCCGGAGTTGCCCGGGTTGAGGGCGGCGTCGGTCTGCAGGTCGCCGTTGGGGGCGATGCGGCTCAAAATGCCCACCGTCAAAGTGCGATCGAGGCCGAAGGGGTTGCCGATGGCGTAGACGCGCTGGCCGACCCTGGCCGAGGAGCGCGCCAGATCGATGCTCGGCAAAGGCCGCTCCGGACGGATGTCGACAATCGCCAGGTCGTTGCGCCGGTCGAGGGCGCGCACCGCCCCCGGATACACCCGCCCGTCGGCGGTCTGCACCTGCACCCGGGTGCTGCCGCGCACCACGTGGTTGTTGGTAATCACCACCCCGCGCGGGTCGATAATCGCCCCGGCGCCGATGCCGCCGGAAGTGCGGATACTGACCACGGCCCGACTCGTCCGGTCGTAGACGTCGATGGTCGTCGTCTCCTCCGGGTCGAAGGCGAGGAGGGCAGCAGGAAAATTCAACGGGAGCGCGGCTACAGCCAAGGCGGCAAGGGCAGACTGGATCTTCATCGTGGTTGTCGCAGGGGTGAGATACCAGATAAAGACGCCGGAAACGCCACAACGTTCCGCCCAAGGCTTATCCTGTTTTTGCATGGGGTGTGAGCAGCTTCACATGACAAACGCTCGAATAATTGCTAAATCTCGATAGAGATACCGGGCAAGGCGATGACCGATACGATGCGGCGCTCGAAAGTCGAGCAAATCAAAGAGAACAGCCACAATCTGCGCGGCCGGCTGCGCGAAGAGTTGCAGCAGCCCGAGACGACGCACTTTGCCGAGGAGTCGGTGCAGCTGCTCAAATTCCACGGCATCTACCAGCAGGACGACCGCGACGAGCGCAAGGCGCGCAAGGACGCGGGCCTGGAGCCCGATTACGCGTTCATGGTACGCACCAAAAATCCGGGCGGCTACGCCCCGGCAGCCTTTTACCTGGCGATGGACCGGTTGGCCGACGCCCTCGGCAGCGGCACCCTGCGGGTGACCACCCGCCAGGGCCTGCAGTTGCACGGCATCCGCAAACACAACCTGCGCGAGGCGATTGCCACGATTAGCACCCAACTCGGTTCGACCCTGGGAGCCTGCGGCGACATCAACCGCAACGTCATGGCCCCCCCGGCGCCCTTCACCGCCCGCCCCTACGCCGTGGCGCGCGAGGCGGCGGCGGCGATCGCCGATATGCTCACCCCGCACACGGGCGCCTACTTTGAGGTGTGGCAGGACGAAGCGCTGGTCTATTCGGGAGAGCCCGAGGTCGAGCCGATTTACGGCGAGACTTACCTGCCGCGCAAGTTCAAAATTGCCGTCGCCGTCGAAGGCGACAACTCCGTGGACATCTACACCCAGGATCTGGGGGTGATCCCGGTGTTCGAGGACGGCGAGCGCTTGTTGGGCTACAACCTCACCGTCGGGGGCGGCCTCGGCATGACCCACGCTAAACCCGAGACCTTTCCGCGCCAGGCGGACCACCTGGGTTTTGTTTCCTCCGAGGACATGCTGGAGGCGGTCAAAGCGGTGGTGCTGGTGCAGCGCGACCACGGCGACCGCTACAACCGTCGCCACGCCCGGCTGAAATATCTCATCCACGACCGCGGCCTGGGCTGGTTCCGCGCCCAGGTGGAAACTTACCTGGGCAAACCCCTGCAACCGTGGCGGACCGTGGCGCCGTGGGTCTTTCACGATTATTTGGGCTGGCAGCCCCAGGGGGACGGCCGCTACTGCCTGGGGATCTGGATCGAGAATGGCCGCATCAAAGACGAGGGAGCCTTTCGCCTCAAATCGGCCCTGCGCGAGATCGTCGAGCGCTTTGAGGTGGATTTGATCTTGACCCCGACCCAGAATGCGCTGCTGGTGGATGTCGCCCCGGAGGTACGTGCACCCATCGACGCGATTTTGCAAAGCGCCGGGGTGCGGCCGGTTCAGGCCGTCTCCAACGCCGAGCGCTACGCGATGGCCTGTCCCGCCTGGCCCACCTGCGGTCTGGCCCTCACCGAGTCGGAGCGCGCCCTGCCCGGGATCATCGCCGAGCTCGAGGCGAAACTCACCGAGCTGGACCTCGCGCAGGAGCAGATTTCGATTCGCATGACCGGCTGCCCGAACGGTTGCGCCCGCCCCTACATGGGCGAAATTGGTTTCGTGGGCAGCGCCCCCGGTGCCTATAACCTCTACCTGGGGGGCAACCTCGCCTCGACGCGGCTCAACTGGGTCTTCCGCGAGCGGGTCAAGCGCGAGGATATCCTGGCGGTGCTCGGGCCGCTGTTCAGCTACTTCAAGCGCGAGCGCGCCCCGGGGGAAAGCTTCGGCGATTTTTGCCTGCGCAAGGGCCGGGCGGACCTCGAAGCGCATCTCTAGGTCGGCGCTTTGGCTTTGACGCCGCCCCTGGTGCTTGCTCTGTTTGCCCTCGGCTGCATTTTGCTGTGGCTGCCGGTGGCGATCCCACAGCTGCTGCGCATCGGCTGGCGACCGGGGCGGCCCCTGGTCTTCTCGGGCAAACTCCAGCTCATCTTGAGCCTGTACCTGGTCATTGCCCTGGTGCTCTGGGCGACGAGCGCCTGGCTTGGGGTGCCCTTCGGGCGCTGGGGCCTGCGGGGCGGCTTGGCAGGTTGGGGGCAATTGGCGGCCGGCCTCGGTCTGGGAGCCCTTGGCCTCGCGATCCTTTTCGCTGTCGAGATGCGGGCAGGATGGCTGCGCCTGCAACCCGTCCGCCTCAGCAGCGGGGCGCTCTTCGCACCGCTTGCGGTCGGCTTGTTTGTGGGCGCGGTGGAGGAGGTGCTTTTTCGGGGCTTCGTCTACGAAACACTTCTGCCCTATGGCCCGGGCTGGGCGGCGGTGGTAAGCAGCCTCATCTTTGCTGCCTTGCACCTCATTTGGCAGCTCGACGACTGGCAGGGGGGGGCGCGAGAACTGCCCGGCCTGTTTGCCATGGGCCTGGTGTTGGTGCTCGCCCGGCTGCTCAGCGGCGGCAGCATCCATCTGGCCTGGGGTCTGCACGCCGGCTGGGTCTGGGGAATCACCCTCATCGATACCCATACCCTGGCGGTGCCCACCGGCAAAACCGCCACCTGGGTGACCGGCTTCGGAGGCAAACCCCTGGCAGGAGCGATGGGTCTCGCTTTTCTGGGTGCTACCGCTCTGGTACTGTGGGGTTTGGGGCCGCCGCCCGGCTGAGCGTAAACTTGCATTTTCGTGGTGGTTGTGCAACTATCAGGAGCAACCAAGTACGACAAGCCGAGTAGTTTACCGGATAATTGGCCTTGGTTTTCGACGCGGCGGCGAGCCCCTTCCGTTGATTTTGTGTTCCTGCTGCATTGCAACACCCTGCACGGGGGATTTTTTGGTGCGAGCCAGCGAGCGAAAATCGCGATTGCAGGCCGCCTTGTCCGCACCGACATACCAGGTTTCAAGATGTGTCAGCTAATCCATACGAATCTGAAAACCATGCACGCGACGAAGACAAGCCGCCCTCCGCTCCCGGCGGTCTTGGGCCTTTAGACCCGGTGGAGCCGCCCGAGACGCCGCCGCGGGGTACAGCACGCAAACGGGGCCGACCGCAGGGCAAGCGTTCAGACCCCACCTACGTACTTGCCTCCGCCTACATTCCGGCTCAGCTGCACCAGCAAGTCAAAATCGCGCTCATCAAAGCGGATCTTGAGTATTCCGAATTGGTGGCACAGTTGCTGCGCGAATGGCTCGAGCACCAGCCATGAGTAAGGGGTCCGCATCGGCTTTGTTTGCATCGTCGTAAGCGTGCGAGAGCCAGGCGTCACTCGTCGCTGACCGACGCCTGGCTCTCGCACGGAGAGGCCGTTTACGAATGCGATTTTGAGCTTGATTCAGTTGCGATCGCTGAGCGTCAGGCGGCTAAAAAATTCGTCCCAGATCTCGCTGCTGTAATCGTCGTCGTTGAGGTGGCCCGCTCCGGTGACCTCCGTAAAGCGCACCTCTGCATTGCCGCCGGTGAATACATCGGTGACGTACGAGCCGCTGACCGTCCTCTGGGATTGGTCGGTCTGGTTGTACTGGATCCAAAATTGCTTCTGGTCCTCGTCCTGGACGTCCCGTGGGATCGTGCCGGTAATCTGGTCTTCTTCTTCGCCGCGCCAGATCCAGACTGGAATCGGCCCACCGGGCTCCATCAACGATTCGGACTTGCGAAAGGTGGTGATCCAGGGGCCGGAGACCGGGGCTGAGGCGGCGATCAGCGAAGCGTGACCGTTGCCGATGAAGGTGTTGACCATCGCCCCGCCACTGGAATGCCCAGTCATATAGATCCGGTTGGGGTCGATGCGGTAGGTGCTTTTGAGTTGATTAATCAGCGCGAGCAGATAGCCGACGTCGTCCGGGGACTCACCGTTGAACACGTAGGTGTTCCATTTGTAGCCGGGGGAACTGGTGCCGTTGGCGACGACGATGCCCCCGACCGGATAAACGGCGATGAAGCCTTTTTCGTCGGAACGGGTGGTCCAGCCGGCGAGTTTGGCGGCCCCTTCCACCGTGGCGGTGCGGCCGTTGACCGAACCGTGCAGGAAGATGACCAGCGGAACGCTGCTGGAAGCACTGCTGTAGGAGGATGGAACGTGCTCGTAATAACTGCGTTCGGTTCCGTTGTAGTCCAGTTGTTTTAAAGTCACATCGCCGGTCTGGCTGAACGCCGGTGCGCAAAGTGCCATCCAGAAAAGCACGCACACCAGTGACCATCGCAAACCCGTGCGCCGCAAAAATTCTCGAACCGTTCCCATGGCTAGATCCTCAGTGTAGTAATGCGGTTAAGCGAAATTGGCGCT harbors:
- a CDS encoding prohibitin family protein; amino-acid sequence: MSAERQAWLSWAPQLVGVLILGFLLISLNPVRFVGNGENLVVFSWFGGIQKEPLQPGGHLILPVVSETIPFDVKTQALTWKDGGDSYGPRIVALTRDGQEIGAEVTMQFVVADPPKVYETLGTEYIDRIAPIVRSVISSQTSGFSAQDLYSTKRPVLQAQIRERVAGDLSQYGINVLDLLLRDVNFSKDFVAAIEAKTISENQLARKAYEIDQATQDAKTLISEAQAEAGRLGAKADALTKNPEYLRVVQSGVLGETLDTLINR
- a CDS encoding serpin family protein, yielding MQKVWWLAVALVCLGGSVRAAAAPIGAAPVADRVEVPTFIQMREANWRFGFKLLSLINEAPLRANRERSPLAVERNVLLSPLGLGITLGRLLPSLSETAQRAVASSLEWPNDGLIEPQSATALLAAQLTGADPQVQPVHAGLYWVEPGTPVKLGRDLSGNRVLESAFQDGAAPPEINRWIAAATGGQIGEALIPGPRRPGPLVVVDATVFEGIWSRAFNPQSSLQAPFTLLDGKQTTVWQMSRTGSFRYYETPGFQAVQLPFGGDGEWSMAVFVPAAGVPLRSFVRNLSDEKWRLWFEQFRMRDGSVTLPRLRLRYGQDLRRALRALGMRSAFTRSEGEESLGEAGLLIDAVDHQTAFTVSETGLTRPSAATGGERFALPLRPGETPFTFSADRPFMFAVVNTYSGFVAMLGTVIDPTQP
- a CDS encoding S1C family serine protease — encoded protein: MKIQSALAALAVAALPLNFPAALLAFDPEETTTIDVYDRTSRAVVSIRTSGGIGAGAIIDPRGVVITNNHVVRGSTRVQVQTADGRVYPGAVRALDRRNDLAIVDIRPERPLPSIDLARSSARVGQRVYAIGNPFGLDRTLTVGILSRIAPNGDLQTDAALNPGNSGGPLLNSDGEIIGINKAILSRTGGNVGIGFATPTGAVRSLVAASPNPDSGRVAVRPGPQRGLGVVLDARSLTVLEVQPGSAAERAGLLPGDQLLGVGDAGLENSAQLQQILQRNPGTLVLTVVRDRQVGRIRVEL
- a CDS encoding NADPH-dependent assimilatory sulfite reductase hemoprotein subunit, which codes for MTDTMRRSKVEQIKENSHNLRGRLREELQQPETTHFAEESVQLLKFHGIYQQDDRDERKARKDAGLEPDYAFMVRTKNPGGYAPAAFYLAMDRLADALGSGTLRVTTRQGLQLHGIRKHNLREAIATISTQLGSTLGACGDINRNVMAPPAPFTARPYAVAREAAAAIADMLTPHTGAYFEVWQDEALVYSGEPEVEPIYGETYLPRKFKIAVAVEGDNSVDIYTQDLGVIPVFEDGERLLGYNLTVGGGLGMTHAKPETFPRQADHLGFVSSEDMLEAVKAVVLVQRDHGDRYNRRHARLKYLIHDRGLGWFRAQVETYLGKPLQPWRTVAPWVFHDYLGWQPQGDGRYCLGIWIENGRIKDEGAFRLKSALREIVERFEVDLILTPTQNALLVDVAPEVRAPIDAILQSAGVRPVQAVSNAERYAMACPAWPTCGLALTESERALPGIIAELEAKLTELDLAQEQISIRMTGCPNGCARPYMGEIGFVGSAPGAYNLYLGGNLASTRLNWVFRERVKREDILAVLGPLFSYFKRERAPGESFGDFCLRKGRADLEAHL
- a CDS encoding CPBP family intramembrane glutamic endopeptidase, which translates into the protein MALTPPLVLALFALGCILLWLPVAIPQLLRIGWRPGRPLVFSGKLQLILSLYLVIALVLWATSAWLGVPFGRWGLRGGLAGWGQLAAGLGLGALGLAILFAVEMRAGWLRLQPVRLSSGALFAPLAVGLFVGAVEEVLFRGFVYETLLPYGPGWAAVVSSLIFAALHLIWQLDDWQGGARELPGLFAMGLVLVLARLLSGGSIHLAWGLHAGWVWGITLIDTHTLAVPTGKTATWVTGFGGKPLAGAMGLAFLGATALVLWGLGPPPG
- a CDS encoding alpha/beta hydrolase family esterase; this translates as MGTVREFLRRTGLRWSLVCVLFWMALCAPAFSQTGDVTLKQLDYNGTERSYYEHVPSSYSSASSSVPLVIFLHGSVNGRTATVEGAAKLAGWTTRSDEKGFIAVYPVGGIVVANGTSSPGYKWNTYVFNGESPDDVGYLLALINQLKSTYRIDPNRIYMTGHSSGGAMVNTFIGNGHASLIAASAPVSGPWITTFRKSESLMEPGGPIPVWIWRGEEEDQITGTIPRDVQDEDQKQFWIQYNQTDQSQRTVSGSYVTDVFTGGNAEVRFTEVTGAGHLNDDDYSSEIWDEFFSRLTLSDRN